One genomic segment of Opisthocomus hoazin isolate bOpiHoa1 chromosome 23, bOpiHoa1.hap1, whole genome shotgun sequence includes these proteins:
- the KCNIP1 gene encoding A-type potassium channel modulatory protein KCNIP1 isoform X1, giving the protein MTTVCHRPEGLEQLEAQTNFTKRELQVLYRGFKNECPSGVVNEETFKQIYAQFFPHGDASMYAHYLFNAFDAAQNGSVKFEDFVMALSILLRGTVHEKLRWTFNLYDINKDGYINKEEMMDIVKAIYDMMGKYTYPVLKEDAPRQHVEVFFQKMDKNKDGVVTLDEFIESCQEDDNIMRSLQLFENVM; this is encoded by the exons ATGACTACGGTGTGCCATAGACCCGAAGGACTGGAACAGCTTGAAGCACAAACCAATTTCACTAAAAGAGAACTTCAAGTGCTTTACAGAggatttaaaaat GAATGTCCTAGTGGGGTTGTTAATGAAGAAACATTCAAACAGATTTATGCACAGTTTTTTCCTCATGGAG ATGCTAGCATGTACGCGCATTATCTCTTCAACGCGTTTGACGCTGCACAAAATGGCTCGGTGAAGTTTGAG GATTTTGTGATGGCATTGTCCATTCTGTTGCGAGGAACTGTTCATGAAAAGCTAAGGTGGACGTTTAATCTGTACGACATCAATAAGGACGGCTATATAAACAAGGAG GAAATGATGGATATCGTAAAGGCAATTTATGATATGATGGGAAAGTACACATATCCAGTGCTCAAGGAAGATGCTCCAAGGCAGCATGTAGAAGTATTCTTCCAG aAAATGGATAAAAACAAAGATGGTGTTGTAACTTTAGATGAGTTTATTGAATCATGTCAGGAG GACGACAATATCATGCGATCCTTACAGCTCTTTGAGAACGTGATGTAA
- the KCNIP1 gene encoding A-type potassium channel modulatory protein KCNIP1 isoform X4, whose product MGAVMGTFSSLQTKQRRPSKDKIEDELEMTTVCHRPEGLEQLEAQTNFTKRELQVLYRGFKNECPSGVVNEETFKQIYAQFFPHGDASMYAHYLFNAFDAAQNGSVKFEDFVMALSILLRGTVHEKLRWTFNLYDINKDGYINKEEMMDIVKAIYDMMGKYTYPVLKEDAPRQHVEVFFQKMDKNKDGVVTLDEFIESCQEDDNIMRSLQLFENVM is encoded by the exons ATAAAATTGAAGATGAATTAGAAATGACTACGGTGTGCCATAGACCCGAAGGACTGGAACAGCTTGAAGCACAAACCAATTTCACTAAAAGAGAACTTCAAGTGCTTTACAGAggatttaaaaat GAATGTCCTAGTGGGGTTGTTAATGAAGAAACATTCAAACAGATTTATGCACAGTTTTTTCCTCATGGAG ATGCTAGCATGTACGCGCATTATCTCTTCAACGCGTTTGACGCTGCACAAAATGGCTCGGTGAAGTTTGAG GATTTTGTGATGGCATTGTCCATTCTGTTGCGAGGAACTGTTCATGAAAAGCTAAGGTGGACGTTTAATCTGTACGACATCAATAAGGACGGCTATATAAACAAGGAG GAAATGATGGATATCGTAAAGGCAATTTATGATATGATGGGAAAGTACACATATCCAGTGCTCAAGGAAGATGCTCCAAGGCAGCATGTAGAAGTATTCTTCCAG aAAATGGATAAAAACAAAGATGGTGTTGTAACTTTAGATGAGTTTATTGAATCATGTCAGGAG GACGACAATATCATGCGATCCTTACAGCTCTTTGAGAACGTGATGTAA